Proteins from a single region of Ziziphus jujuba cultivar Dongzao chromosome 1, ASM3175591v1:
- the LOC107434778 gene encoding probable disease resistance protein At4g27220, whose protein sequence is MEYLGKLIEVGQWISNCCSLNKKMHKLKRKLEDLNGREVDIVQELEYAESLSLKKRKKEVDNWLASVARKKDEVRVIEKAVEQDRLLFTRVQLVKCVEDLTGEVTELLERGKFSEGLSLDTLEMREDALLTTKLVGQTFHENMDKIRKWLMKDEFLTIGIFGMGGVGKTTLVMHIHNQLLKESSTFGNVYWVTVSKDFSIHKLQSDIAKMVCLDLSNEDDEKKRAAKLAQALMRRKKYVLILDDVWNHFLWDKVGIPFRATGCKLILTTRSLDVCRRLGCEVNMKLEPLSEEEAWRLFKETLGHSITLPCEVEYVARSIAKECAGLPLGIITMAGSMKGVDDICEWRNALERLKQSKSGQNDMESDVYQVLQVSYRNLNDSNVQQCFLYCALYPEDYKIEREELIERFIDEGLIERMNDRQTEFDRGQTILNKLENACLLEGVMNNFPHDNKCVKMHDLVRDMALQIANSNSRFMVRAGVGLKGLPDEEKWTPNLEKVSLMCNKISEIPPSASPNCPRLSTLMFQYNGLKRIPDCFFVHMRELKVLELSYTGIEKLPNSISNLENLSALLLRECSMLQYVPSLTKLTALRRLDLRNSGIKEVPQGMEMLVNLRYLDLRVPTLNMLPVGVLPKLSNLQYLIIYGLSKTLKVKGDEVASLTKLETFSGQFYDIYNFNTYVKSLEEGGPSKYLLQVGLDNPYFSPVESGSFDKSVILKSCSISKSNEGEECLVLPTDVQYLYIQECHDFRSLCDISSGKAATDLKTLVINNCEGMHSVLSSSSSCCIPLQCLRSLRLAFLQNLHVLIARGLAESPPVQPDTFSRLKEFRIYNCPNIKTLFFPQLLKHFRNLEELHIEDCGQMVEIIAAPSDEDEEDIYREIENGVIMNCLPRLRVLQLWNLSELRSICTNGVIVCDSLRDLAVRYCSKLKRIPLLDRQPSPPPSLQIIKAFPKEWWDSLEWEHPNAKNVLQPFCQFSRYL, encoded by the coding sequence ATGGAATACTTGGGGAAATTAATTGAGGTTGGGCAATGGATAAGCAACTGCTGCAGCCTTAATAAGAAGATGCATAAATTGAAGAGAAAATTAGAAGATCTAAACGGCAGGGAAGTTGACATAGTTCAAGAATTGGAATATGCAGAATCACTGTCTTTAAAGAAACGGAAAAAAGAGGTAGATAATTGGTTGGCAAGTGTTGCAAGGAAAAAAGATGAAGTTCGGGTAATAGAGAAAGCAGTGGAACAAGACAGGCTATTGTTCACTCGTGTACAGTTAGTTAAATGTGTGGAGGACTTGACAGGAGAAGTGACAGAACTTCTAGAGAGAGGTAAATTTTCTGAAGGGCTTTCACTGGACACGCTTGAGATGAGAGAAGATGCATTGTTGACAACAAAATTAGTGGGTCAGACGTTTCATGAAAATATGGATAAGATAAGGAAATGGTTAATGAAGGATGAGTTCTTAACCATTGGCATTTTTGGAATGGGGGGAGTGGGGAAGACAACCTTGGTAATGCATATCCATAACCAACTTCTAAAAGAGTCAAGCACCTTCGGTAATGTTTATTGGGTCACTGTCTCAAAAGATTTTAGCATTCATAAATTGCAGAGTGACATTGCAAAAATGGTGTGTCTAGATCTCTCAAATGAGgatgatgaaaagaaaagaGCAGCAAAATTAGCACAGGCTTTGatgagaagaaagaaatatgTGCTTATCTTAGATGATGTGTGGAACCATTTTCTTTGGGATAAGGTGGGAATTCCTTTTAGAGCAACTGGTTGTAAACTGATTCTGACAACGAGATCTTTAGATGTGTGTCGAAGGTTGGGCTGTGAAGTGAATATGAAATTGGAGCCCCTTTCCGAGGAAGAAGCTTGGAGATTATTTAAGGAGACTCTTGGGCACAGCATCACACTTCCTTGTGAAGTGGAATATGTTGCAAGATCAATTGCAAAGGAATGTGCAGGTTTGCCACTTGGTATAATAACAATGGCTGGAAGCATGAAGGGAGTGGATGACATATGTGAATGGAGGAATGCATTAGAAAGACTGAAACAATCAAAATCAGGGCAAAATGACATGGAATCTGATGTGTATCAGGTACTGCAAGTTAGTTACAGAAACTTGAATGATTCAAATGTTCAACAATGTTTCTTGTATTGTGCGTTGTACCCTGaagattataaaattgaaagagaGGAGTTGATAGAGCGTTTTATTGATGAGGGACTGATTGAAAGAATGAACGACAGGCAAACAGAGTTTGATAGAGGTCAGACTATTTTAAATAAACTTGAAAATGCCTGTTTATTGGAAGGTGTGATGAACAATTTCCCTCATGATAATAAGTGTGTGAAAATGCATGATTTGGTAAGAGACATGGCACTTCAGATTGCAAACTCAAATTCTCGGTTCATGGTAAGAGCTGGTGTGGGATTGAAAGGCTTACCAGATGAAGAAAAATGGACACCAAATCTTGAGAAGGTTTCTTTGATGTGCAATAAAATTTCAGAGATTCCTCCAAGTGCATCACCAAATTGTCCTAGACTTTCAACTCTGATGTTTCAGTATAATGGTCTGAAAAGGATCCCAGATTGTTTTTTTGTGCATATGCGTGAGCTAAAGGTGCTTGAGCTATCTTATACTGGCATTGAAAAATTGCCAAACTCAATCTCTAACTTGGAGAACCTATCTGCGTTGTTGCTGAGAGAATGTAGTATGTTGCAGTATGTGCCTTCATTGACTAAGCTTACTGCCTTGAGGAGGCTGGACCTGAGAAACTCTGGAATTAAAGAGGTACCTCAAGGTATGGAAATGTTGGTTAACCTCAGATACTTGGATCTCCGTGTTCCCACCCTAAATATGTTGCCTGTTGGGGTTCTACCCAAACTATCCAATCTCCAATATCTAATAATTTATGGATTATCCAAGACACTAAAAGTCAAAGGAGACGAAGTTGCAAGCTTGACAAAGTTGGAAACATTTTCAGGCCAATTTTATGACATTTACAACTTTAATACATATGTCAAATCCCTTGAGGAAGGAGGACCTAGCAAATATCTACTTCAAGTGGGCCTAGACAACCCATATTTCTCGCCGGTTGAAAGTGGTAGCTTTGATAAAAGTGTGATTTTGAAAAGCTGCAGTATAAGTAAAAGCAATGAAGGAGAGGAATGCCTTGTGCTTCCCACTGATGTCCAGTACCTCTATATTCAAGAGTGCCATGATTTTCGAAGTTTGTGTGATATTTCATCGGGGAAAGCTGCAACTGACTTGAAAACTCTTGTTATCAATAATTGTGAGGGTATGCATAGTGTCCTTTCTTCTTCATCCTCTTGTTGCATTCCTCTGCAATGCCTACGGTCACTGCGCCTTGCATTTTTGCAGAATTTACATGTCTTGATAGCGAGAGGGTTAGCTGAGTCACCACCTGTACAACCAGACACCTTTTCCAGGCTTAAAGAATTTAGAATATATAACTGTCCTAATATAAAGACATTGTTCTTCCCTCAGTTGTTGAAACACTTCCGAAACCTGGAAGAGCTTCATATAGAAGATTGTGGACAAATGGTGGAAATTATAGCAGCACCGtctgatgaagatgaagaagatatCTACAGAGAAATAGAAAATGGTGTCATCATGAACTGTCTTCCAAGATTAAGGGTTTTGCAACTGTGGAACTTGTCAGAATTGAGGAGCATCTGTACAAATGGTGTAATAGTTTGTGATTCTCTTCGAGATCTTGCAGTCCGATACTGCAGTAAGCTGAAAAGGATTCCTCTCCTTGACAGACAACCATCTCCTCCCCCATCTCTTCAAATAATCAAAGCATTTCCAAAAGAATGGTGGGATTCACTGGAGTGGGAGCATCCAAATGCTAAGAATGTCCTTCAACCTTTTTGTCAGTTTTCACGATATCTGTAA